From Anopheles darlingi chromosome 2, idAnoDarlMG_H_01, whole genome shotgun sequence, the proteins below share one genomic window:
- the LOC125951799 gene encoding protein Gawky-like, translated as MTGQQHQQQKKQSNENDTVNINCDSSDYLIVVNETNRNEVAVVMAHDEQKRVQEEEAAAGEGDEQWLLHKAEIADQILASKNTTQTPRRSVHRHRQQDSNETMFNEDEKMKAPSSLLGDGKAKPQNSLPGVTTSSFVTFDELVRLCKLQASRLPPVSMAVRLGLCGGGEESINNGTSAWGTPAVTNNPAGSSWGAINSQQTTNASAVGSSTSSSSGNGAAVGSTQQQSQSSSGNGSSAWGGAGSGGPNNNASGSGAGVVTPGGGGQQPPKGPSGGMEGGGSAWNGPGAGANSATVGNAQNNVSAAGGPANATNSANLEQQQQQPGGGPVAQQQPANAQQQQIEGLAPGIPVAAGGVAGTAVQSSTAKNQLEQLNSLREALFAQDGWGSENVDQDTQWDVPASPEPGGKTDPNSATSGPMAGIPMWKTNTGTELWEANLRNGGQLPQQQPPVSKTWGPQNNYGGTWGEDDEGNEPGSVWNGAGGSGVGGAGPMGPGGAVGVGGMRDPVPGVGGMMGGPQQQQQQQQQQQQQQTQSQGPWNSGVGSGALGGAGGPGVGGMWGGGPGVANVGANAGGGIVGLKKDGNDWGAAAGAAGGAGPGASGWSGEGRGVGNQAAVVASVAAGGASGGGLDTSGIDMRNMRIASAMDSNREIRGDPRGISGRLNGNVGLWDQHQMSAMQPKMPPTVTTPGTAGPGGNGGGQWPGGPNNNPLAAVNNGAGGVGKIGSSGWDDMSGGGGTTGVGAGGPPGVRRNMDDGTALWGQNALNRQNSANTIVSGGGGGGGGGGGGWKDGSGNDGGMGRSAGMHRNAMMGGAGGGLVGRMGSGAAGGPVGGGPMKPDNLWGQNPNRGVGNWGAGGGADDPTNTGNWDDKSGGGGMGANSLWNDGASIAGVAAGGNGGGGWNKGKGGSGWNDSSGVPGGAGTMDISEWGMPPNKPPSKLEMLRCSKQYRTLCDHGFKKEDVENVLRMTNMNMEESLELLNRNSAGGAGMNDWRRSDNHGTGAFGDQFIGSGAGASGGVSGRFAAAAAGIGPMAFQNNQNNLGGGVFSGGNGPAAGSSGSFNSMKFGGNGGGGGVGGPGGNGPPGAFGQPLGGGGGNVAGGLNQPNAQSQQISNHQLRVLVQQIQLAVQNGYLDHQILNQPLAPQTLMLLNQLLNHIKQLHLMQNNLARTGGGGVNAVQMSLAINKLKSQITSLQSQIATQQSIYLKQHQQQQPHQQQQQQPGHPGAVNNVNVAALAAATGGHPGNDLFRSANDMSGLPSAFGDLALKDSGPPFPSSTGSTSQQSRLNQWKLPAATTPTTPGGLDKDVSDLNDFVRAPGATSKSSGPSGSSGIDDSPWSNGRSNLADSGWPDSGVQDNKDWPGGNDAFSDLVPEFEPGKPWKGTPSTRIEDDPTITPGSVARNSLSIAAAKESNLFGGNSGGGTGSSVSNVNSKSSPTESTWSFNPSGTSGSGGAGGGAGGMQNSGHYGGSNTKVPKNPWQDSGTPTMQPSDLAWDTGLGGGKTRTGNMMGGGTLGKQGGGSKLVEANGWNTATNAQGGSSWNSGSNSSWASTWILLRNLTAQIDGSTLRTLCMQHGPLLNFQPYTHHSVALCKYATREEAQKAQQALNNCPLGNTTICAEIPTESDVQYILSQLGGSMNASNGMTNGLAGAASGGGQNWRLVAAQQSQPPVSRSNSVVADAWSSSAWGSGNAGPSLWPAMDGGPADRGTPANLNSLLPESLLGSELN; from the exons ATGAcggggcagcagcatcagcagcagaagaagcagagtaACGAAAATGACACTGTGAATATAAATTGTGATTCATCTGATTACCTGATAGTTGTAAACGAAACTAATCGTAACGAAGTAGCGGTAGTTATGGCGCATGACGAGCAGAAGAGGGTACAAGAGGAGGAAGCAgctgcaggagaaggagacgagCAGTGGTTACTGCACAAAGCCGAGATAGCAGACCAAATCCTAGCCAGTAAGAAtacaacacaaacaccccGACGATCAGTTCACCGCCATCGGCAGCAAGACTCCAATGAAACGATGTTTAATGAAGACGAAAAGATGAAGGCTCCCTCGTCTCTTCTTGGCGATGGCAAGGCTAAACCTCAAAACTCATTGCCAGGAGTGACGACGTCGTCATTCGTAACATTCGACGAGCTGGTACGTCTGTGTAAGCTTCAGGCTTCCAGATTACCGCCGGTATCGATGGCTGTACGCTTGGGGCTGTGCGGTGGAGGAGAAGAATCGATCAACAATGGTACCAGTGCCTGGGGCACACCAGCTGTCACCAACAATCCAGCCGGGAGCTCCTGGGGAGCGATCAACTCGCAGCAAACGACGAACGCCTCTGCAGTGGGCTCGTCTACATCGTCGTCCTCAGGCAACGGCGCAGCGGTTGGCAGCACACAGCAACAGTCACAGTCATCCTCTGGCAACGGTTCATCGGCTTGGGGAGGTGCCGGATCAGGAGGCCCGAACAACAATGCTAGCGGCAGTGGAGCCGGTGTAGTgacacccggtggtggtggacaacaGCCACCGAAAGGACCAAGTGGTGGCATGGAAGGTGGTGGCAGTGCCTGGAATGGACCTGGCGCGGGAGCCAATTCTGCGACGGTGGGTAACGCACAAAACAATGTATCCGCTGCCGGAGGTCCCGCTAATGCCACCAACAGTGCCAAtttggagcaacagcagcaacaaccggggGGAGGACCGgtagcacaacaacaaccagcgaatgcacaacagcagcagatcgaagGCTTGGCACCGGGGATACCTGTTGCGGCGGGGGGAGTAGCTGGGACTGCGGTGCAATCTAGCACCGCCAAGAACCAGCTGGAGCAGCTAAACTCACTGCGCGAAGCGTTGTTTGCCCAGGATGGATGGGGCTCCGAGAACGTCGATCAGGATACGCAATGGGATGTTCCGGCTTCACCGGAACCGGGTGGTAAAACCGATCCCAACAGTGCCACCAGTGGCCCAATGGCAGGCATTCCGATGTGGAAGACAAACACTGGGACGGAGCTGTGGGAGGCCAACCTACGCAATGGTGGCCAGCTAccccaacagcagccgccTGTATCGAAAACCTGGGGACCACAGAACAATTACGGCGGTACTTGGGGAGAAGATGACGAAGGTAATGAACCGGGCAGTGTGTggaacggtgccggtggtagcggggtcggtggtgctggacCTATGGGACCAGGAGGAGCagtcggtgttggtggaatGCGCGATCCAGTACCGGGGGTTGGCGGCATGATGGGTGgcccacaacaacagcagcagcagcagcagcagcagcaacagcaacaaacccaGTCACAGGGACCGTGGAACTCGGGAGTTGGCAGTGGAGCCCTCGGCGGCGCCGGTGGCCCAGGAGTAGGTGGAATGTGGGGTGGTGGGCCTGGAGTAGCAAACGTCGGTGCtaatgccggtggtggcatTGTCGGTCTGAAGAAGGATGGTAACGATTGGGGTGCAGCAGCCGGCGCGGCTGGTGGCGCCGGACCCGGTGCCTCTGGTTGGAGTGGAGAAGGACGCGGCGTTGGTAATCAGGCGGCGGTGGTcgcatcggtagcagcaggaggagccagcggtggtggtctcgATACGTCCGGTATCGATATGCGTAACATGCGCATTGCCAGCGCGATGGACAGCAATCGCGAGATTCGTGGCGATCCCCGCGGCATTTCCGGACGACTCAATGGTAACGTTGGGCTCTGGGATCAACACCAGATGTCGGCTATGCAACCTAAGATGCCTCCGACGGTCACCACCCCCGGAACTGCCGGTCCTGGAGGCAATGGAGGTGGTCAGTGGCCCGGTGGCCCGAATAACAATCCACTTGCCGCAGTTAacaatggtgccggtggtgttggcAAGATTGGCTCGTCTGGATGGGATGATAtgagtggtggcggtggtacaACCGGCGTCGGTGCTGGAGGACCACCGGGCGTGCGACGCAACATGGACGACGGTACGGCATTGTGGGGCCAGAACGCACTAAACCGGCAAAACTCCGCGAATACCATCGtatcaggtggtggtggtggtggtggcggcggcggcggcggctggaaGGATGGTTCCGGCAATGACGGTGGCATGGGACGTAGCGCTGGAATGCACCGAAATGCGATGATGGGTGGCGCAGGTGGCGGCCTCGTTGGACGAATGGGTAGCGGGGCTGCTGGAGGTCCTGTCGGAGGTGGTCCGATGAAGCCCGACAATCTGTGGGGACAAAATCCAAACCGTGGTGTCGGTAACTGGGGTGCCGGCGGCGGTGCAGACGATCCTACCAATACTGGCAACTGGGATGATAAgtctggtggcggtggcatggGTGCCAATTCGCTGTGGAACGACGGTGCTTCGATTGCAGGTGTGGCCGCCGGCGGCAACGGAGGAGGTGGTTGGAACAAAGGTAAAGGAGGTTCTGGCTGGAATGATTCGTCCGGTGTGCCCGGCGGTGCAGGCACAATGGACATCTCAGAGTGGGGCATGCCACCGAACAAACCACCGAGTAAGTTGGAGATGTTGCGCTGCAGCAAGCAGTATCGAACATTGTGCGATCACGGCTTCAAGAAGGAGGACGTCGAAAATGTTCTACGCATGACCAACATGAACATGGAGGAGTCACTGGAGTTGTTAAACCGGAACAGTGCAGGAGGTGCAGGCATGAACGATTGGCGTCGCTCAGACAATCATGGAACGGGCGCGTTCGGTGATCAGTTCAtcggtagtggtgctggtgctagtggtggcgTTAGTGGACGTTTTgcggccgcggctgctggcatcgGTCCGATGGCATTCCAG AACAATCAGAACAatctgggtggtggtgtgttcaGTGGCGGCAATGGACCAGCAGCCGGCAGTAGCGGTTCCTTCAATAGTATGAAGttcggtggtaatggtggcggcggcggtgtcggCGGACCGGGCGGTAATGGACCACCAGGTGCTTTCGGTCAACCGCtcggaggtggcggtggcaatgTGGCCGGTGGATTGAATCAACCGAACGCACAGTCCCAACAGATTTCCAACCATCAGCTGCGCGTGCTCGTGCAGCAGATACAGCTAGCAGTCCAAAATGGTTACCTGGATCATCAAATCCTAAATCAGCCACTAGCACCGCAGACCCTAATGCTGCTCAATCAACTGTTGAATCACATAAAG CAATTACATCTCATGCAAAACAACCTGGCAcgcactggtggtggcggtgtaaACGCGGTACAAATGTCCCTCGCCATCAACAAGCTAAAATCGCAAATCACCAGTTTGCAAAGCCAGATCGCGACGCAGCAATCGATCTACCTgaagcaacaccaacagcagcagccccaccagcaacagcagcagcaaccgggtcACCCGGGAGCGGTCAATAACGTGAATGTGGCAGCCCTTGCCGCTGCTACCGGCGGCCATCCAGGCAACGATCTCTTCCGTAGCGCGAACGACATGTCGGGCTTGCCCAGTGCCTTTGGGGATTTGGCGCTCAAAGACAGTGGCCCACCATTTCCATCGTCTACTGGCAGCACTAGCCAGCAGTCGCGCCTGAACCAATGGAAGCTACCGGCAGCGACCACCCCGACAACACCCGGTGGGCTTGATAAGGATGTTTCGGATTTGAACGACTTTGTGCGCGCTCCAGGTGCGACGTCCAAGTCATCGGGTCCGTCCGGTTCCTCGGGCATTGATGACAG TCCGTGGTCCAATGGGCGCAGCAATCTAGCCGACTCAGGCTGGCCAGACTCTGGTGTGCAGGATAACAAGGACTGGCCGGGCGGTAACGACGCGTTCAGTGATTTGGTACCCGAGTTTGAGCCCGGTAAACCGTGGAAG GGTACCCCATCGACACGTATCGAGGATGATCCGACGATAACTCCGGGCAGTGTGGCCCGCAACTCGCTATCGATTGCCGCAGCCAAGGAGTCGAATCTATTCGGTGGCAACAGCGGTGGTggaaccggcagcagcgtgTCGAACGTGAACAGCAAATCATCGCCCACCGAGTCCACCTGGAGCTTCAACCCTTCCGGCACAAGTGGAAGTGGTGGCGCTGGAGGAGGCGCCGGTGGGATGCAAAATTCGGGACATTACGGTGGATCGAACACAAAGGTACCAAAGAACCCTTGGCAGGACAGCGGAACACCGACTATGCAGCCCTCTGATCTGGCCTGGGACACCGGGTTGGGTGGCGGAAAGACCCGGACTGGTAATATGATGGGTGGTGGTACGCTAGGAAAGCAGGGCGGTGGCAGCAAGCTGGTCGAGGCGAACGGTTGGAATACCGCGACGAATGCACAGGGTGGCAGCTCGTGGAACAGTGGTTCAAACAGCAGCTGGGCTTCGACCTGGATTTTACTGAGAAATTTAACCGCACAA ATCGATGGATCAACTCTACGTACGTTGTGCATGCAGCATGGTCCGTTGCTCAACTTCCAACCGTATACTCACCACAGTGTTGCGCTGTGCAAATATGCAACACGCGAAGAAGCTCAAAAAGCACAACAGGCGTTGAACAATTGCCCGCTGGGTAACACGACGATATGCGCCGAAATACCAACTGAAAGTGATGTGCAGTACATTCTGTCCCAGTTGGGCGGTTCCATGAATGCTAGCAATGGCATGACTAATGGACTAGCCGGTGCTGCTAGCGGTGGTGGACAGAACTGGCGCCTCGTAGCGGCCCAGCAGTCCCAACCACCAGTGAGTCGCTCCAATTCTGTTGTGGCAG ACGCCTGGAGCTCGAGCGCTTGGGGATCAGGCAATGCGGGCCCCAGCCTCTGGCCAGCTATGGACGGAGGACCGGCTGATCGTGGAACACCGGCGAATCTGAATTCGCTTCTGCCAGAAAGCTTGCTAGGTTCTGAATTGAACTGA